The Caballeronia sp. SL2Y3 genome includes a window with the following:
- the aceE gene encoding pyruvate dehydrogenase (acetyl-transferring), homodimeric type, which produces MSAVPDEVLKYVANAKDDDPQETAEWLEALDGVISAVGPDRAHYLIEKQIEFARVHGEHLPFSANTPYINTIPVASQAKIPGDQDVEHRIRSYTRWNAIAMVLRAGKDTNVGGHIASFASAATLYDVGFNHFWHAPSKEHGGDLVFVQGHSSPGVYSRAFLLGRLTEKQLDNFRQEVGGEGISSYPHPWLMPDFWQFPTVSMGLGPIMAIYQARFMKYMQARGIAKTDGRKVWAFLGDGETDEPESLGAIGMAGRERLDNLVFVINCNLQRLDGPVRGNGKIIQELESEFRGAGWNVIKVIWGSRWDALFARDKTGALMRRMMEVVDGEYQTYKSESGAFVREHFFNTPELKALVADWSDEDIWNLNRGGHDPHKIYAAFDAATKTKGAPTVILAKTIKGYGMGEHGQAMNITHQQKKLPIETLKKFRDQFRLPISDEQIVDVPYLTFEEGSKELEYMRQKRMDLGGYLPARRQKAESLPVPALSAFEPLLKGTGEGREISTTMAFVRVLNILLKDKAIGKRVVPIVPDESRTFGMEGLFRQIGIWNQDGQKYIPEDSDQLMFYKESETGQILQEGINEAGGMCDWIAAATSYSTHGEIMIPFYIFYSMFGFQRIGDLAWAAGDMRSRGFLLGGTAGRTTLNGEGLQHEDGHSLLWAASIPNCVSYDPTFGYELAVIMQDGLRRMVQEQEDVYYYITVMNENYEHPAIPQGAGLENVAADIIKGMYSFKKAESAGRAHVQLMGAGTIFNEVIAAADLLKNDWGVSADLWSVPSFTELAREGQDCERYNLLHPTEEKRVPHVTKLLNGAQGPVIASTDYIRALVDQIRGYVPNKFVVLGTDGYGRSDTREALRHFFEVDRYWVTLAALNALADEGTIERNVVAEAIKKYNLDPAKPNPMTV; this is translated from the coding sequence ATGTCCGCTGTACCCGACGAAGTTCTCAAATATGTCGCCAATGCCAAGGACGACGATCCGCAAGAAACCGCCGAATGGCTCGAAGCACTGGATGGCGTGATTTCGGCGGTCGGCCCTGACCGCGCGCATTACCTGATCGAGAAACAGATCGAGTTCGCTCGCGTGCACGGCGAACATCTGCCGTTTTCGGCCAACACCCCGTACATCAATACGATTCCGGTCGCGTCGCAGGCGAAGATTCCCGGCGACCAGGACGTCGAGCACCGCATTCGTTCGTACACGCGCTGGAACGCCATCGCCATGGTGCTGCGCGCGGGCAAGGACACGAACGTCGGCGGGCACATCGCTTCGTTCGCGTCGGCCGCGACGCTCTATGACGTCGGCTTCAATCACTTCTGGCACGCGCCGTCCAAGGAACACGGCGGCGATCTCGTGTTCGTGCAGGGTCACTCGTCGCCGGGCGTGTATTCGCGCGCGTTCCTGCTCGGTCGCCTGACCGAGAAGCAACTCGACAACTTCCGCCAGGAAGTGGGCGGCGAGGGCATCTCGTCGTATCCGCATCCGTGGCTGATGCCGGATTTCTGGCAGTTCCCGACCGTCTCCATGGGTCTCGGCCCGATCATGGCGATCTATCAGGCGCGCTTCATGAAGTACATGCAGGCGCGCGGCATCGCGAAGACGGACGGCCGCAAGGTCTGGGCGTTCCTCGGCGACGGCGAGACGGACGAGCCGGAATCGCTCGGCGCGATCGGCATGGCCGGCCGCGAGCGTCTCGACAACCTCGTGTTCGTCATCAACTGCAACCTGCAGCGTCTGGACGGTCCGGTGCGCGGCAACGGCAAGATCATCCAGGAACTGGAAAGCGAATTCCGCGGCGCGGGCTGGAACGTCATCAAGGTGATCTGGGGCAGCCGCTGGGACGCGCTCTTCGCCCGCGACAAGACCGGCGCGCTGATGCGCCGCATGATGGAAGTGGTCGACGGCGAATACCAGACGTACAAGTCGGAGTCGGGCGCGTTCGTGCGCGAGCACTTCTTCAACACGCCGGAACTGAAGGCGCTGGTTGCCGACTGGTCCGATGAAGACATCTGGAACCTGAACCGCGGCGGCCACGATCCGCACAAGATCTACGCCGCGTTCGACGCCGCCACCAAGACGAAGGGCGCGCCGACCGTCATCCTCGCCAAGACCATCAAGGGCTATGGCATGGGCGAGCACGGTCAGGCGATGAACATCACGCATCAGCAGAAGAAGCTGCCGATCGAGACGCTGAAAAAGTTCCGCGACCAGTTCCGCCTGCCGATCAGCGACGAGCAGATCGTCGACGTGCCGTATCTCACGTTCGAGGAAGGCTCGAAGGAACTCGAATACATGCGCCAGAAGCGTATGGATCTGGGCGGCTATCTGCCGGCGCGCCGCCAAAAGGCGGAATCGCTGCCGGTGCCGGCGCTGTCCGCGTTCGAACCGCTCCTGAAGGGCACGGGCGAAGGCCGCGAAATCTCCACGACGATGGCGTTCGTGCGCGTGCTGAACATCCTGCTGAAGGACAAGGCCATCGGCAAGCGCGTCGTGCCGATCGTGCCGGACGAATCGCGTACGTTCGGCATGGAAGGCCTCTTCCGCCAGATCGGCATCTGGAATCAGGACGGCCAGAAGTACATTCCGGAAGACTCCGACCAGCTGATGTTCTACAAGGAATCGGAGACGGGTCAGATTCTGCAGGAAGGCATCAACGAAGCCGGTGGCATGTGTGACTGGATCGCGGCCGCGACGTCGTACTCGACGCACGGCGAGATCATGATCCCGTTCTACATCTTCTATTCGATGTTCGGCTTCCAGCGCATCGGCGATCTGGCGTGGGCCGCGGGCGACATGCGTTCGCGCGGCTTCCTCCTGGGCGGCACCGCTGGCCGCACGACGCTCAACGGCGAAGGTCTGCAGCACGAAGACGGCCACTCGCTGCTGTGGGCGGCGTCGATTCCGAACTGCGTGAGCTACGACCCGACCTTCGGCTACGAACTCGCGGTCATCATGCAGGACGGCCTGCGCCGCATGGTGCAGGAGCAGGAGGACGTGTACTACTACATCACCGTGATGAACGAGAACTACGAGCATCCGGCGATTCCGCAAGGTGCGGGTCTTGAGAACGTTGCGGCCGACATCATCAAGGGCATGTACTCGTTCAAGAAGGCCGAGAGCGCAGGCCGTGCGCACGTGCAGCTGATGGGCGCGGGCACGATCTTCAACGAAGTGATCGCCGCCGCCGATCTGCTGAAGAACGACTGGGGCGTGTCCGCCGATCTCTGGAGCGTGCCGAGCTTCACGGAACTGGCCCGCGAAGGCCAGGACTGCGAGCGTTACAACCTGCTGCATCCGACCGAAGAGAAGCGCGTGCCGCACGTGACGAAGCTGCTCAACGGCGCGCAGGGTCCGGTGATTGCGTCGACGGACTATATCCGCGCGCTCGTCGACCAGATCCGCGGCTATGTGCCGAACAAGTTCGTGGTGCTCGGCACCGACGGCTACGGCCGCTCGGATACGCGCGAGGCGCTGCGCCACTTCTTCGAAGTCGACCGCTACTGGGTCACGCTGGCGGCGCTCAATGCGCTCGCCGACGAAGGCACGATCGAGCGTAACGTCGTCGCTGAGGCGATCAAGAAGTACAACCTCGACCCGGCCAAACCCAACCCGATGACCGTCTAA
- the folD gene encoding bifunctional methylenetetrahydrofolate dehydrogenase/methenyltetrahydrofolate cyclohydrolase FolD: protein MTAQLIDGNALSKTLRADVAARAAALTARGHKPGLAVVLVGDNPASEVYVRNKVKACQDNGLHSVFDRFAATLAESELLAHIEKLNADPAIHGILVQLPLPAHIDSHKVIEAIAPEKDVDGFHVANAGALMTGKPLFRPCTPYGVMKMFEAHGIDLTGANAVVIGRSNIVGKPMALLLLEAGATVTICHSKTRDIAHYTRNADVVVAATGRRNILTADMVKPGATVIDVGMNRDEAGKLCGDVDFAGVREVAGYITPVPGGVGPMTITMLLVNTIEAAERAAQA, encoded by the coding sequence ATGACTGCCCAACTCATCGACGGTAACGCCCTCTCCAAGACTCTTCGCGCCGATGTCGCCGCCCGCGCGGCCGCGCTCACCGCTCGCGGACACAAGCCGGGGCTCGCCGTGGTGCTCGTCGGCGACAATCCGGCGAGCGAAGTCTACGTGCGCAACAAGGTCAAGGCGTGCCAGGACAACGGGCTCCATTCGGTGTTCGATCGCTTTGCCGCGACGCTCGCCGAAAGCGAGCTGCTCGCGCACATCGAGAAGTTGAACGCCGATCCGGCCATCCACGGCATTCTGGTGCAGTTGCCGCTGCCCGCGCATATAGACAGCCACAAGGTCATCGAAGCCATCGCGCCGGAGAAGGACGTGGACGGCTTTCACGTCGCGAACGCGGGCGCGCTGATGACCGGCAAGCCGCTCTTTCGCCCGTGCACGCCGTATGGCGTGATGAAGATGTTCGAGGCGCACGGCATCGACCTGACGGGCGCGAATGCGGTGGTGATCGGCCGCTCGAATATCGTCGGCAAGCCGATGGCGCTGTTGCTGCTCGAAGCGGGCGCGACCGTCACGATCTGCCACAGCAAGACCCGCGATATCGCGCACTACACACGCAACGCGGATGTGGTCGTCGCGGCGACCGGCCGCCGCAACATCCTGACCGCCGACATGGTGAAGCCGGGCGCGACGGTGATCGACGTGGGCATGAATCGCGATGAAGCCGGCAAACTGTGCGGCGACGTCGACTTCGCGGGCGTCAGGGAAGTCGCGGGCTACATCACGCCGGTGCCGGGCGGCGTCGGCCCGATGACCATCACCATGCTGCTCGTCAACACCATCGAAGCCGCCGAGCGCGCGGCACAGGCGTAA
- a CDS encoding DUF3300 domain-containing protein, which translates to MLAAAPLAVFHSPPAHAQTQPAGQKLSNQQIDALVAPIALYPDALLAQVLMASTYPQDIQAAAQWSKANPNIKGDDAVKAVQSEPWDPSVQLLVAFPQALATMASKPDWVTQLGNAFIAQSGDVMDSVQRLRRAAQSAGNLKSSEQQKVVVEQSTIQIVPANPQVVYVPTYNPTVVYGAWPYPAYPPVYVPPPPGYAIASGFAAGLAFGTGVAVANALWGDCDWGRRDVNVNVNRYNNINVNNRLSANSNNVRWNRNDPQFNRNNIGNRQNFGNQNLGAANRDQFRGRDQARAQAAQTLQQRTGQNLNQSASQRVQNIRQGGDSRGAGNNDLHQRAQSVNRDNALRGAGDGNAARQDIQRGQASRQSFASAHPNAGGGLERQGGGLGSGGGGIQRGGGFQGGGGGGGFHGGGGGFHRR; encoded by the coding sequence ATGCTTGCCGCCGCGCCGCTCGCCGTATTTCATTCGCCGCCCGCGCACGCTCAGACACAGCCCGCCGGCCAGAAGCTCTCGAACCAGCAGATCGATGCGCTCGTCGCGCCCATCGCACTTTATCCCGATGCGCTGCTCGCACAGGTGCTGATGGCCTCGACGTATCCGCAGGACATTCAGGCGGCCGCGCAATGGTCCAAGGCGAATCCGAACATCAAGGGCGACGACGCGGTGAAGGCCGTGCAGTCGGAGCCGTGGGACCCGAGCGTGCAATTGCTGGTTGCGTTCCCGCAAGCATTGGCGACGATGGCGTCCAAGCCCGACTGGGTGACGCAGCTCGGCAACGCGTTCATCGCGCAATCCGGCGACGTGATGGATTCCGTGCAGCGGCTGCGGCGCGCGGCGCAGAGCGCGGGCAATCTCAAGAGCAGCGAACAGCAGAAGGTGGTCGTCGAGCAGAGCACCATCCAGATCGTGCCGGCCAATCCGCAAGTGGTCTACGTGCCGACCTATAACCCGACCGTGGTCTACGGCGCGTGGCCGTATCCGGCATATCCGCCGGTCTACGTGCCGCCGCCGCCCGGCTATGCGATCGCCTCCGGTTTCGCGGCCGGACTCGCGTTCGGCACCGGCGTCGCGGTCGCCAACGCGTTATGGGGCGACTGCGACTGGGGCCGCCGCGACGTCAACGTGAATGTGAACCGCTATAACAACATCAACGTGAACAACCGCCTCAGCGCGAACAGCAACAACGTGCGCTGGAACCGCAACGACCCGCAGTTCAACCGCAATAACATCGGCAACCGGCAGAACTTCGGCAACCAGAATCTCGGCGCGGCGAATCGCGATCAGTTCCGCGGCCGCGATCAGGCGCGCGCGCAGGCGGCCCAGACGCTGCAGCAGCGCACCGGGCAGAACCTCAATCAGTCGGCGAGCCAGCGCGTGCAGAACATCCGGCAAGGCGGCGACTCGCGCGGCGCCGGCAACAACGATCTGCATCAGCGCGCGCAGAGCGTGAACCGCGACAACGCGCTGCGCGGCGCGGGCGACGGCAACGCGGCGCGGCAGGACATCCAGCGCGGGCAAGCGAGCCGCCAGTCGTTCGCGAGCGCGCATCCGAACGCGGGCGGCGGCCTCGAACGACAAGGCGGCGGACTAGGCAGCGGCGGCGGCGGAATCCAGCGCGGCGGCGGGTTCCAGGGCGGCGGCGGGGGCGGCGGGTTCCATGGCGGCGGCGGCGGTTTTCATCGCCGCTGA
- the fixL gene encoding oxygen sensor histidine kinase FixL: MLTDRLIKRSARVGKKPTDSSPSRWHHGPWWSNSYLLTPLISIIVFLVVMSLILWSLNRREQQQQEDTLYRNVAWAQQQIRLAMTGAQEQIQALARDIAAGHGDSQNFQTASTDIMQGHPEILYMNWYTSEHKPRWPNTPLPVLGSRLAKPNDTQMDEAVQAAFDEARTTRRQVYSPLLYDDLGNGYITLQTPVFRDREFLGSIAAVFSIEGILKRDIPSELSAKYKISITDLNNRELATTSSRPRLPRDMFYDLPLDPPGQGLSVRVYSYPQLTNFTNNTLVWLVAGLSCFVLWSLWSLWKHTRQRFEAQQALYAEAFFRRAMENSVLIGMRVLDMHGRITHVNPAFCRMTGWDESDLVGKNAPFPYWPRDAYPEMQRQLDMTLRGKAPSSGFELRVRRKDGSFFHARLYVSPLIDSSGRQTGWMSSMTDITEPKRAREELAAAHERFTTVLESLDAAVSVLAADEAELLFANRYYRHLFGIRPDGHLQLAGAAFDGNAQSSSDTLDMIDTYAGLPAAVLTESSADAQEVYVEGIQKWFEVRRQYIQWVDGHLAQMQIATDITQRKQAQELAHQQEEKLQFTSRLMTMGEMASSLAHELNQPLAAINNYCSGCVALVKSGRMTQETLLPVLEKTAQQAVRAGMIIKRIREFVKRSEPKRQATRVADIVADAVGLAEIEARKRKIRIVTEIRSRMPVIYVDPVLIEQVLVNLLKNAAEAMHDAKPNAVDPVIRVVVQRTDGGFVCISVVDQGPGVDEATAERLFEPFYSTKSDGMGMGLNICRSIIESHRGRLWVVNNVEADGHVTGATFHCSLPIGEADGSSGPGADARDEHTNTRQHTVTGEL; this comes from the coding sequence ATGTTGACTGACCGGCTGATCAAACGCTCGGCGCGCGTCGGTAAGAAACCGACCGACTCGTCGCCCTCCCGCTGGCACCACGGCCCGTGGTGGTCGAACTCCTATTTACTCACGCCGCTCATCTCCATCATCGTTTTTTTGGTGGTCATGAGTCTGATTCTCTGGAGCCTGAACCGGCGCGAGCAGCAGCAACAGGAAGACACGCTGTACCGCAACGTCGCGTGGGCGCAGCAGCAAATCCGTCTTGCCATGACGGGTGCGCAAGAACAAATCCAGGCCCTCGCGCGCGACATCGCGGCGGGCCACGGCGACTCGCAAAACTTCCAGACCGCGTCCACCGACATCATGCAGGGGCATCCTGAGATCCTCTACATGAACTGGTACACGAGCGAGCACAAGCCGCGCTGGCCCAACACGCCGCTGCCGGTGCTCGGCTCCCGCCTCGCGAAACCGAACGACACGCAAATGGACGAGGCCGTGCAGGCCGCGTTCGACGAAGCGCGCACCACGCGCCGCCAGGTCTACTCGCCGCTTCTTTACGACGACCTCGGCAACGGTTACATCACGCTGCAGACGCCCGTGTTTCGCGACCGCGAATTCCTCGGATCGATCGCGGCCGTCTTTTCGATCGAAGGCATTCTGAAGCGCGACATTCCGAGCGAACTGTCTGCGAAGTACAAGATCTCGATCACCGATCTGAACAATCGCGAGCTCGCGACCACGTCGAGCCGGCCGCGCCTGCCGCGCGACATGTTCTACGACCTGCCGCTCGATCCGCCCGGACAGGGCCTGTCGGTGCGCGTGTATTCGTATCCGCAGCTCACGAACTTCACCAATAACACGCTGGTGTGGCTCGTCGCGGGCTTGTCGTGCTTCGTGCTGTGGAGCCTCTGGAGCCTGTGGAAGCACACGCGTCAGCGCTTCGAGGCGCAGCAGGCGCTCTACGCCGAAGCCTTCTTCCGCCGCGCGATGGAGAACTCGGTGCTGATCGGCATGCGCGTCCTCGACATGCACGGCCGCATCACGCACGTGAATCCCGCGTTCTGCCGCATGACGGGCTGGGACGAGAGCGATCTCGTCGGCAAGAACGCGCCGTTTCCGTACTGGCCGCGCGACGCGTACCCGGAGATGCAGCGCCAGCTCGACATGACGCTGCGCGGCAAGGCGCCCTCGTCCGGCTTCGAACTGCGCGTGCGTCGCAAGGACGGCTCGTTCTTCCACGCGCGGCTCTATGTGTCCCCGCTCATCGACAGTTCCGGCCGTCAGACGGGCTGGATGTCGTCGATGACGGACATCACGGAGCCGAAGCGCGCCCGCGAGGAACTCGCCGCCGCGCACGAACGCTTCACGACCGTCCTCGAAAGCCTCGACGCGGCCGTGTCCGTGCTCGCCGCCGACGAAGCCGAACTGCTGTTCGCGAACCGCTACTACCGGCACCTGTTCGGCATTCGCCCGGACGGACACCTGCAACTGGCGGGCGCGGCCTTCGACGGCAACGCGCAAAGTTCGTCCGACACGCTCGACATGATCGACACCTACGCGGGCCTGCCCGCCGCGGTGCTCACCGAAAGCTCGGCGGACGCGCAGGAGGTCTACGTCGAGGGCATCCAGAAGTGGTTCGAAGTGCGCCGCCAGTACATTCAGTGGGTGGACGGCCACCTCGCGCAGATGCAGATCGCGACCGACATCACACAGCGCAAGCAGGCGCAGGAACTGGCGCATCAGCAGGAAGAGAAGCTGCAGTTCACGAGCCGCCTGATGACCATGGGCGAGATGGCGTCGTCGCTCGCGCACGAGCTGAACCAGCCGCTCGCGGCCATCAACAACTACTGCTCGGGTTGCGTGGCGCTCGTGAAGTCCGGGCGGATGACGCAGGAAACGCTGCTTCCCGTGCTGGAGAAGACCGCGCAGCAGGCCGTGCGCGCGGGCATGATCATCAAGCGCATCCGCGAGTTTGTGAAGCGCAGCGAGCCCAAGCGCCAGGCCACGCGCGTGGCGGATATCGTCGCGGACGCGGTCGGTCTCGCCGAAATCGAAGCGCGCAAGCGCAAGATCCGCATCGTCACCGAGATCCGCTCGCGCATGCCGGTGATCTACGTCGATCCGGTTTTGATCGAACAAGTGTTGGTCAACCTGTTGAAAAACGCAGCGGAAGCCATGCATGATGCAAAGCCGAACGCCGTCGATCCGGTGATTCGCGTGGTCGTGCAGCGAACCGATGGCGGTTTCGTGTGCATCAGCGTCGTGGATCAGGGTCCGGGCGTCGACGAAGCCACGGCCGAGCGTCTGTTCGAGCCGTTCTACAGCACGAAATCCGACGGCATGGGCATGGGCCTGAATATTTGCCGCTCGATCATCGAATCGCATCGCGGGCGGCTGTGGGTGGTGAACAACGTCGAGGCGGACGGCCACGTGACCGGCGCGACCTTCCACTGCAGCCTGCCGATCGGCGAAGCGGACGGGTCGAGCGGACCGGGCGCCGACGCGCGCGACGAACATACCAATACGAGACAACATACCGTTACGGGAGAACTATGA
- the fixJ gene encoding oxygen response regulator transcription factor FixJ — MSSPVTTQETVFVVDDDEAVRDSLRWLLEANGYRVQCFSSAESFLDVYLPIAHSGAIACLILDVRMAGMTGLELQEKLIADNSVLPIIFVTGHGDVPMAVSTMKKGAMDFIEKPFDEAELRKLVERMLEKARSESTSVQQQRAAAERLGKLTAREHQVLERIIAGRLNKQIADDLGISIKTVEAHRANIMEKLSVNTVADLLRLALSNKPQQ; from the coding sequence ATGAGCAGTCCAGTCACCACTCAGGAAACCGTCTTTGTCGTCGACGATGACGAGGCCGTGCGTGATTCTTTGCGCTGGCTGCTCGAAGCCAACGGCTATCGCGTGCAATGCTTCTCGAGCGCCGAATCGTTCCTCGACGTCTACCTGCCGATCGCGCATTCCGGCGCCATCGCCTGCCTGATTCTCGACGTGCGCATGGCCGGCATGACGGGCCTCGAATTGCAGGAAAAGCTGATCGCGGACAACTCCGTGCTGCCGATCATCTTCGTCACGGGTCACGGCGACGTGCCGATGGCCGTCTCGACCATGAAGAAAGGCGCGATGGATTTCATCGAGAAGCCGTTCGACGAGGCGGAACTGCGCAAGCTGGTCGAGCGCATGCTGGAAAAGGCGCGCAGCGAGAGCACCAGCGTCCAGCAGCAGCGCGCGGCCGCCGAGCGGCTCGGCAAGCTGACGGCGCGCGAGCATCAGGTGCTCGAGCGCATCATCGCGGGGCGGCTCAACAAGCAGATCGCGGACGACCTCGGCATCAGCATCAAGACGGTGGAAGCGCATCGCGCGAACATCATGGAAAAGCTGTCGGTGAATACCGTCGCAGATTTGTTGCGCCTCGCGCTGTCCAACAAGCCTCAGCAGTAA
- a CDS encoding DUF2950 domain-containing protein, whose protein sequence is MKTLAASPRPFLFASLLLAASLAHAQAVYPTPEAAAQALTDAIASNDETALSKVLGKDHARYVPTDNIGQDDIYEYLGSWAKGHAIVEDNAPAGGPRRAHIQTGDSGWTLPIPLVDTGRGWRFDMPAARDEVLTRRIGRNERSVMRVALAYVDAQNDYRKLTNHYADRFVSTPGKHDGLYWDTAPGEPESPLGPLAAAMPNKATASGGYYGYHYRILTAQGPHAKGGAKNYMQGGALADGFGLIAWPAKYGETGVMSFMIDQDGQLYQKNLGPASARVAASIRSFDPDPSWQPVSP, encoded by the coding sequence ATGAAGACACTTGCCGCATCGCCCCGCCCTTTCCTTTTCGCATCGCTTTTGCTCGCGGCCTCGCTCGCGCATGCGCAGGCCGTCTATCCGACGCCCGAAGCCGCCGCGCAAGCCCTGACAGACGCCATTGCATCGAACGACGAAACCGCGCTCTCCAAAGTGCTCGGCAAGGACCACGCGCGCTACGTGCCGACCGACAACATCGGCCAGGACGACATCTACGAGTACCTCGGCTCATGGGCGAAGGGACACGCCATCGTCGAAGATAACGCGCCGGCCGGCGGCCCCAGGCGCGCGCATATCCAAACCGGCGACAGCGGCTGGACCCTGCCGATTCCGCTCGTCGATACGGGCCGCGGCTGGCGCTTCGACATGCCCGCCGCGCGCGACGAAGTGCTGACCCGGCGCATCGGCCGCAACGAGCGATCGGTGATGCGCGTCGCGCTCGCCTACGTCGATGCGCAGAACGACTATCGCAAGCTCACGAACCACTACGCCGACCGCTTCGTGAGCACGCCGGGCAAGCACGACGGCCTCTACTGGGACACCGCGCCCGGCGAGCCGGAAAGCCCGCTCGGCCCGCTCGCGGCGGCCATGCCGAACAAGGCGACGGCCTCGGGCGGCTACTACGGCTATCACTACCGCATCCTCACCGCGCAAGGGCCGCACGCGAAAGGCGGCGCGAAGAACTACATGCAAGGCGGCGCGCTCGCGGACGGCTTCGGGCTGATCGCCTGGCCGGCGAAGTACGGCGAAACGGGCGTGATGTCCTTCATGATCGACCAGGACGGGCAGCTGTATCAGAAGAACCTCGGTCCGGCGTCGGCGCGCGTGGCGGCGTCGATCAGGTCGTTCGATCCCGATCCTTCGTGGCAGCCCGTCTCGCCGTAA
- the aceF gene encoding dihydrolipoyllysine-residue acetyltransferase: MSQAIEVKVPDIGDFKDIPVIEVLVKPGDVVEQEQSLVTLESDKATMDVPSSSAGTVKEVKVKVGDNVSEGTLIVVLEGGANAAAAAPAAPAKEEAPAQTQTHSQPAQASGGGGSVEVKVPDIGDFTDIPIIEIAVKVGDKVEKEQSLVTLESDKATMDVPSPAAGTVKELKVKIGDTVSEGSLILVLEGGEGGAAAAPAAAAPKQEAPSPTAAPPDAPAKPAPAKEAPSALAQAPVIPAGDGTRTSSHASPSVRKFARELGVDVTRVNGTGPKGRITQQDVTAFVKGVMTGQAKAPAAAAAPAGGGGGELRLLPWPKVDFAKFGPVDPKPLSRIKKISGANLHRNWVMIPHVTNNDEADITELEELRVKLNKEHEKAGVKFTMLAFVIKAVVAALKKFPTFNASLDGDNLVFKKYYHIGFAADTPNGLVVPVIRDADKKGLVDIAKEMAELSKLAREGKLKPDQMQGGCFSISSLGGIGGTHFTPIINAPEVAILGLSRGQQKPVWDGKQFVPRLTLPLSLSYDHRVIDGAEAARFNAYLSAILADFRRVIL, encoded by the coding sequence ATGAGTCAAGCGATCGAAGTCAAAGTGCCGGACATCGGCGATTTCAAGGACATTCCCGTGATCGAGGTGCTGGTCAAGCCGGGCGATGTCGTTGAGCAGGAACAATCCCTCGTCACGCTGGAATCCGACAAGGCCACGATGGACGTGCCCAGTTCGTCGGCGGGCACCGTGAAGGAAGTGAAGGTCAAGGTGGGCGACAACGTCTCCGAAGGCACGCTCATCGTCGTGCTGGAAGGCGGCGCGAACGCTGCGGCGGCTGCGCCTGCCGCGCCCGCGAAAGAAGAAGCGCCCGCACAAACGCAGACGCACTCGCAGCCCGCGCAGGCTTCGGGCGGCGGCGGCTCGGTGGAAGTGAAGGTGCCGGATATCGGCGACTTCACGGACATTCCGATCATCGAGATCGCCGTCAAGGTCGGGGACAAGGTCGAGAAGGAACAGTCGCTCGTCACGCTCGAATCCGACAAGGCGACGATGGACGTGCCGAGCCCGGCTGCGGGCACGGTCAAGGAACTGAAGGTGAAGATCGGCGATACGGTGTCCGAAGGATCGCTGATTCTCGTGCTCGAAGGCGGCGAAGGCGGTGCTGCCGCAGCGCCAGCGGCAGCAGCGCCGAAGCAGGAAGCGCCGTCGCCCACCGCAGCGCCGCCGGATGCGCCCGCGAAGCCCGCGCCCGCGAAGGAAGCGCCGTCCGCGCTCGCGCAAGCGCCCGTGATCCCGGCCGGCGACGGCACGCGCACGTCGAGCCACGCTTCGCCTTCGGTGCGCAAGTTCGCGCGTGAGTTGGGCGTGGACGTGACGCGCGTGAACGGCACCGGTCCGAAGGGACGCATCACGCAGCAGGACGTCACCGCATTCGTAAAGGGCGTGATGACGGGGCAGGCCAAGGCGCCCGCCGCGGCAGCCGCGCCGGCGGGCGGTGGCGGCGGCGAGTTGCGGCTGCTGCCGTGGCCGAAGGTCGATTTCGCGAAGTTCGGTCCGGTCGATCCGAAACCGCTTTCGCGCATCAAGAAGATTTCGGGCGCGAACCTGCATCGCAACTGGGTCATGATCCCGCATGTCACGAACAACGACGAAGCGGACATCACCGAGCTGGAAGAGCTGCGCGTCAAGCTGAACAAGGAACACGAGAAAGCGGGCGTGAAGTTCACGATGCTCGCGTTCGTCATCAAGGCCGTGGTCGCGGCGCTGAAGAAGTTCCCGACCTTCAACGCGAGCCTCGACGGCGACAACCTCGTCTTCAAGAAGTACTACCACATCGGTTTCGCGGCCGACACGCCGAACGGCCTCGTCGTTCCCGTGATCCGCGATGCGGACAAGAAGGGCCTCGTCGATATCGCGAAGGAAATGGCCGAGCTGTCGAAGCTCGCGCGCGAAGGCAAGCTGAAGCCGGACCAGATGCAGGGCGGCTGCTTCTCGATCTCGTCGCTGGGCGGCATCGGCGGCACGCACTTCACGCCGATCATCAACGCGCCGGAAGTGGCGATCCTCGGGTTGTCGCGCGGCCAGCAAAAGCCGGTGTGGGACGGCAAGCAGTTCGTGCCGCGTCTCACGCTGCCGCTCTCGCTGTCGTACGACCATCGCGTGATCGACGGCGCGGAGGCCGCGCGCTTCAACGCTTATCTGTCGGCGATTCTGGCGGATTTCCGTCGCGTGATTCTTTGA